The genomic segment TTAAAAGACTTTCTTGAAATGCAGAACCTTTTCTGCGTGAATATCCATGTTGATCCGCTGGATCAGATAGCTGCCCTGAAATTCGTTAAAAAGAAGCTCACCAATGTGGAGCAGATGAAGATCGACGAACAGAAAAAGGCATCGCAGTCCGGCTATGATCCCGATATTCTTCCGCCTGCGATCAAGATGTATATCGAGGACATTGAAAAGCTCCTCGCTGACCTCAACAGCAAGAATGAGCGTCTTTTTCATATCAGTATTTCATTGAGAGCTTATGCAAAAAGCAAAAAAGAACTGAAACTTCTTTCTGAGATGCTAAAGCGTGTTTGCCAGAAGAATAACTGCACGATGTTTCCATATGATTATCGACAGGAACAGACTCTCGTTTCTACACTTCCGCTGTGCTATAACAAAATTCCCGTCCGCCGTGAGATGCACACAAGCGGTATCGCTATCTTCGTGCCGTTTACCACAAAAGAGCTATTTCAGGACGGACAGGCTACCTATTACGGTATCAATACGCTGTCAGGAAATATGATCCGTGCCAACAGGTCAAGGCTCAAAAATCCGAATGGACTTATCCTCGGTACGCCGGGTGCCGGCAAGAGTTTCAGTGTTAAGCGTGAAATACTCGACTGCTTTCTGACAACAGTCGATGACATCATCATCTGCGACCCCGAAGGCGAGTATTATCCGCTTGTTTCGGCTCTGCACGGACAGCTTATCCGTATTGCTTCAAACAGCGAACAACACCTGAATCCTATGGATATTACGATTGATGATTTTCTTTTCAGCAATCCTATGGAAGTGATCGCCAATAAGTCCGACTTCCTGATCTCGCTTTGCGAGATCGTTGTCGGAGGTCGCTACGGTCTTTCCGCTGAGGAACGCTCTGTTATCGACAAATGTGTTCAGAGCATCTACAAGCATTTTATCGAGAATGAGCCGACACCTGAAAAGATGCCGCTTCTCTCCGATTTGCAGCAGGAGCTTAATAAGGAGGGCGAAGTCGCTCTTCGTGTAGCAAATTCTCTTGAAATGTTCGTAAACGGCAGCCAGAACCTCTTTAATCACCGCACCAACATTGATATGAGTAATCGTATCATCTGCTTTGATATTAAGGAACTTGGCAATCAGCTCAAAAAAGTTGGTATGCTGATCGTGCAGGATACCGTGTGGAACAGAGTTTCCGCAAACCGTGAGAAAAAGAAGATCACTCGCTACTACATTGACGAGTTCCATCTCCTTCTGAAAGAGGAACAGACAGCGAAATATTCCGCTGAGATCTGGAAGCGTTTCCGTAAATGGGGTGGCGTACCGACAGGCATCACGCAAAATGTCAAGGACTTGCTTTCTTCTCAGGAGGTCGAAAACATCTTTGACAACTCGGATTTTGTCTATATGCTGAATCAGGCAGCCGGAGACAGGGACATTCTCGCTGAAAAGCTACATATTTCAAAGGAGCAGATGAAGTTTGTAACAAACAGCGGTCCGGGTGAGGGGCTTATCCGCTATGATAAAGTGCTTCTGCC from the Ruminococcus champanellensis 18P13 = JCM 17042 genome contains:
- a CDS encoding VirB4-like conjugal transfer ATPase, CD1110 family; the encoded protein is MGFRKRNANKSDNCSKSKVVMGKPASQLTKEDKKILSARMAEIKSANGGKTTVQSTIPYMCMYKDGVCQVSENFFSMTVQFYDANYSISEFEEQNNIFSKYCDVINLFDNTIKFQLTFENQNRSKEKLLKTVQIPEQKDDFNAIRKEYSEMLTDKLMKGSNGQSARKFLTFGIESASYKAARAKLLSIKNDVIKGFKAFGVEAKLLDGRQRLEALYYALNPYRNSPFIFDWDSMLHAGMDTKDSISPSSLKFNKADFEIGNAYGAVWGMNILAGELSDEILKDFLEMQNLFCVNIHVDPLDQIAALKFVKKKLTNVEQMKIDEQKKASQSGYDPDILPPAIKMYIEDIEKLLADLNSKNERLFHISISLRAYAKSKKELKLLSEMLKRVCQKNNCTMFPYDYRQEQTLVSTLPLCYNKIPVRREMHTSGIAIFVPFTTKELFQDGQATYYGINTLSGNMIRANRSRLKNPNGLILGTPGAGKSFSVKREILDCFLTTVDDIIICDPEGEYYPLVSALHGQLIRIASNSEQHLNPMDITIDDFLFSNPMEVIANKSDFLISLCEIVVGGRYGLSAEERSVIDKCVQSIYKHFIENEPTPEKMPLLSDLQQELNKEGEVALRVANSLEMFVNGSQNLFNHRTNIDMSNRIICFDIKELGNQLKKVGMLIVQDTVWNRVSANREKKKITRYYIDEFHLLLKEEQTAKYSAEIWKRFRKWGGVPTGITQNVKDLLSSQEVENIFDNSDFVYMLNQAAGDRDILAEKLHISKEQMKFVTNSGPGEGLIRYDKVLLPFTDHFPMDTEMYKLMTTKPTGE